A region of the Borrelia parkeri genome:
AAATGACTTTATTTAGTTATGTTGATTAATAATTATTTATTGTTACTGTCCACTAGTTGCTGTTTCTGCGGGTGTAGTAGCTTCTACAGATTTATCTTCTTGTGTAACTGTAGCAAGAGCTGCACTTATTGTCTTTAAACCACTATCAACAGTATTCCTAATAGCAATAATAAGGGTACTTAAAGTCTTACCAACAGCACTAGCAGCTGCACCATTAACTGCATGAGCTGATTTCTCTTCATTTTGTTTAGCAGCAAATTTACCACCCTTTGCCATTGCTCGCAGTGCTATACCCGCAGCAATAACTGCATCTTTCTTTGCTGATTCTATTGTAATCTCTTTAGCGGCTTCTGCCTTAGCAGCAGCAATCTCAGCAGCATTCTTTGCTGTCTCAACTTTAATCTCACCAGTACCAGCCTCAGCAGAGCTAGCAATAGCTTGTAATATGTCAGCCCCAGTTACTGCACCAATTGAAGCACTAGCAGCTGCTGCATGTGCTTCTGTTCCATCAGCGTCTTTAGTCCCAAACAATTTACCAATTGACTTTTTCTCAGCTTCGGCAGTTTTAGTAACTCCTGCATTTCCCTCATTTGATTTTAAAACTATCCCGACAATTTCTTTAATTCCTTTAACTAGTGAGTTGACACTTGTAGCATCTGCTGCTACAGCATCTTGATTGTGTACAGCATTACCAATAGCATCGCTACCAATAGCTCCTGTTGCTGCTGTCTTAGCCCCTTCTGCGATCTTGTCTAATGTTCCTGTGATAAAAGTATCAACGACTGATTTAAGTTTCAAGTAATTTCCATTTTTTGCAACTTCATCTTGTAATTTCTTTTTAACAGATGTCATAGTCTCTGCAATTTTAGTGAAATAAGCTCCAATATCTTCCTTTTTAGTGTCAGCCTTAATACCAAAAGCGCCAGCAAGCATATCAGAAAGAGAAGTAAAAACATCTAAGAACCCTT
Encoded here:
- a CDS encoding variable large family protein — encoded protein: MMKRITFCALLMTLFLLLSCGSGSTKTEDPKTTFLTSIANLGKGFLDVFTSLSDMLAGAFGIKADTKKEDIGAYFTKIAETMTSVKKKLQDEVAKNGNYLKLKSVVDTFITGTLDKIAEGAKTAATGAIGSDAIGNAVHNQDAVAADATSVNSLVKGIKEIVGIVLKSNEGNAGVTKTAEAEKKSIGKLFGTKDADGTEAHAAAASASIGAVTGADILQAIASSAEAGTGEIKVETAKNAAEIAAAKAEAAKEITIESAKKDAVIAAGIALRAMAKGGKFAAKQNEEKSAHAVNGAAASAVGKTLSTLIIAIRNTVDSGLKTISAALATVTQEDKSVEATTPAETATSGQ